The sequence below is a genomic window from Halosegnis marinus.
ACTTCCCGAATTGGTGGGTTCCTCCATAGGGAGCACTATTGCATAGAAGACTGCAGTGATAATGAGGCCGACGGCAACGAAATACGCTGACCAGGATACCCCGACCATGAGCCCAGAGACGAGCGCCATGAACGCCACAAGAGTGGCCCAGATCACAACCATACGGCCTTGTTTAGACGTGGGAGCAGCTCATTTATTCCACTAGTGATGCTGCGAGGTAGCTGCTCAGCGTACGTGTGAATAGCCTACCTACTTGTTACTCTCGTTGAGGATCTGCGGGATGAGAACTCCGACAACCAGCACAACTGCGATACTCACCCACGTTGGTAGGTTTGTGAAGTTCGCTATCGCCACAAGGAGGATGATTGCGACCAACCCGAATCCGAGGATGATCTGGTTTTCGCGGGAGACCATGCCAACAAGATGAAACTCAACAGTATAATATCTAGTGGTGGTCTCATGTCTTTGTACCGACCGGTATTAGAGGGCAAGTTCGACATTTCTCACAGCTGCTTTCAGAACGAGCTCCCGGAACTGTCCAAACCAAGTTCGGGCTCGGAGTGTGTCACCGTACCGCTGCTTGAGCGCAAAGAAGGCGGCCTCAACCACTGACCGCTGGTGATAGACACCATCGTCATGGCGAGCGTTGTGTGCCATATCAAGTGGAGAGAACTCCCGGTGTTTGATCACTGGCCGAACACCGGCCTCCCGAAGATCCTCACGCAGCTCGTCCCAGTCATACCCTTTATCAGCGGTGATGGTCTGTAGCTGGTTGAGATTCCGCGAAAGTACTTGCCGTCCGACGTGTGTGTCGTGTGGCTGTGTCATCGAGCAGTGAATATCTAATACGGTACTGGTTTTGCAGTCTACCAACGCTGTCGTCTTGACCGATCTGAAGGTGTAGTCTGTCCGGTTTGCGTAGTGTCGGCTGGTCGAGTAGCGGTCGAAGCCAGTTGCATCGATAGCCTGTATGTCACCGGGATCGTGGAGATCGGCGGAAAGCCGCAAGAGAGTTCGCCAGATTGCCATCTTGAGCTGTTGTTTCCGGACGCACACGGTCGTAAAGTCTGGTAGCTCACTCGTTGTGAGGTTCATTTTCTCGACGATACCGGGCATCTCGTGAAGAATATCGAGGAGTCGTCGATAGGGAAGGTCAAGATATTCTCGAAGACCATGGATCACCACAATTACCCAGTCAGCGTAGCCGCCGTCACCTTTCTTGACTGCTGGTGAAGGATCACCAGAGACAGCCCGTTTCGCTAGTGTTTCGAGACGATCTGTGAAGCGAGAGAGACGGGAAGGCACACTACTCAGGTTGACTCAGAGAGCAGTTAGTTCATCGGAGTGAGTCGTTTGATCCGGCGTCTAAACAAGGCCCAACCATACCGGTCGTCCCTTTCATCGTTGATTTGTTTCACTCCCGGAGGCATCATGCGTGCTTCGGTGGTGATGGGCACCGTCCCGGCTCCGCGCGCTGCCCCTCCTCAACTGGGCCTCCTTAGTTGAGTCGTGAGGAGCTGTCTTCTGTCGGTCGGCTCTCGAAGATCGTGGTAACGGACCCACTGGTGGCCCAGGGTTAGAACACCTGCCGAAACTGGTCAAAGGCAGTCGAGATCTCCTCCGATTTCGCATCAGCCTGGTCAATGGCTGCCTCGATGTTTTTGATCGTCGTGTCAAAGTCCTCCGCTTTCTCGGAGGGCATCGTATCTAATTCACTCCCGCAGTACGTACAGAAGTCATTATGGAAGGTGTTCAATCCTCGACCACAGTCAGGACATTCCCAGACGGTTGGCAGTGAGGCGCCACAGTCCCCACAGAAGTCCGCATCGACAGATGCGTCGCTGCCACAATCGGGACACGCCAGTCCCTGGGCGACATCGTAGAAGTCCGAGATGCAGGCCACGACGTCCGTCATCAGATAGAGGTGTTGTGCGGTGGCTTGCTGCAGCGTGTCGACGGCATCCTGGCGCCGGGGTGAGTCGTACGAGAGGGTCGTATATTCTGAGAGAATGGTTCGCTTTCGCGTGATCTCCTCGATCCAGTCGTCGTCGACTGAACCTTCGATGGTGACGCCATTCCCACTGATCACCGGGTGTGAGCGTAGTTCCTTATACAGGTTGATGGTCTCGCTCACCAGGTTCACTAATTCTTGGGCGTTCGTGATCCGGATCGAGTCCGTATTCGATGGGAGGACATCGTCTGGGGCCGGTGCCATCACGTCTCCGTGGATCGCTTTGTGGCATTCACTACACATCGTCTTGAGGTTGCTTCGCTTGTGGGTCCCCCCGTTGCTCTTGGGGACGATGTGGTGGGCATGGAGCTCTGCGTTGCCTTGTGGACCGCCTCGTGCACCGCAGTTTTGACAGGTGTAGTCGTCTCGTTGATAGACATCCTTCCTGCGAGTATCCCAGTCAGAGGGATAGCCATCAGACATACTGGCTGTGTGGTCATGCCTTGGGGAAAATGCTTCCGTGCGATCAGGGTGGGGTGTAATGTATGGGCTTTGGGGCGAGCTCTGTACATTCGCAAGGGTGCGCACTTGGTGCTTCCTGGATGAGCCGCAGGCCTATCCTGTGTAGGATCCACTTGTTCGTAGGGGCTACGAACTTACTACTGGACTATGGGGCGGTAGTTGTCCAGGCAGTGTGGCGGGTTTATGCGTCATGGCTTGCTGTGGTCCGGTATCCAAAATGTCGCAGGATCCGGCTCAGGATGACGCCCGGCAGGCGCGACGTGAGCTCCCGATTGAGCGGGGATTCCCCATCGAGCGCGTTAATGAGATCTCAGAGAAAGAAGGACGAGCAAAGCGATATTATCGTCCGGTCTATACGATGCACAAGTGGTGGGCCCGACGGAACGGCTCCGTGTTTCGTGCAATTGCACTGTATTCCCTCTTGGATGATCCGTCCAAGGTCACCGTTCGCGAGCCAGGGGCAAACGAGTCCCTGAGCGAGTTTGGGGGTGGATTTAGTGAAATCCAAGCCTTGATCGACCAAGTCGACTTAGCCAGCCCCGAGAGCTTGTGGGAGCTCTACCCGAAGGATGTCCAAGTCGAGGACACGAAGGTCCTCGACCCATTCATGGGTGGTGGCACATCACTTGTTGAGGCCTCACGCTTCGGTGCCGAGGTACATGGGTACGATCTCAACCCCGTTGCGTGGTTTGTGACGAAGAAAGAGCTGGAGGCCGGCCAAACGAGTCTTGAGGAGCTTGATGCGGCGTTCAGTAAGCTTGAGGATGAACTAGCCGAAGAGCTTCAAGACTATTATAAGACGCCGTGTCCCAACGACGACCACACTGCCGATGTCGTGTACGAATTCTGGGTAAAACAGCTCGACTGCGTCTCCTGTGGCCACACGGTCCCCCTGTTTAATGACTATCGCATCGGGAACGGTCGCTACGATAACAAGGGGGACTACAACGTGCTTTGTCCGGATTGTGAATCCGTCGTACTCGTTGATGACTGGCGAAGTGAGGCTGATTGCTCTGAATGTGGGTATGAGTTTATCGCTGAAGATGGGAATGCTGGTGGTGGTGATTACACATGCACCGAGTGTGGACAACAGTATCCGATCATTGATGCGATTGAGGAACAGGACGGCTTTGAAACTCGGCTCTACGTAACGGAGTATTACTGCTCACATTGTGACGAAGCCGGGAGGAATAAGACCGCATCTCGCGGCTATAAGCGGGCTGAACCGTTCGACCACGAGCTCTTTGCAGACGCGAAACAGGAGTGGAGAGCTGCGGATGAGCTCCATGATTATGTCCCCAGCGAACAGATCCCACTCGGGATCAAAACTGATAGCGCTGAGTTTGAGGGGAGTATTGGTGGTGGGTTCAATGTCCTCCGGCAGGGATATTCCCATTGGACAGATATGTTCAACCCCCGCCAATTGTTGCTCCTCGCGAAACTCTCCAGATGGATCGATGACGTAGAGGATCAAAACATCAAAGAGTACCTCCTCTTGGCGCTCTCTGAGTCGCTGAATTATAACTCAATGATGATCGTCTACAATCACGGGGCAAACAAGGCGACGAATATCTTTAAGACGAATTCCTTTGACGCCCCGCTAACCCCCATCGAGAATAATGTCTGGGGGACACGCTACGGGACTGGGACCTTCACTAAGATGTGGCAGATGGTTCGGAAGGGTGTGGAATATGCGAAAGCGCCTACAGAGCGGTATGTAGAAGACGGAGAAACTTTGGAGTCCCCCCCATTTTCGAAGCCAGTTGGCGAGGACGCGACTGTTTCTTGCGGTGATGCGCGAGCAATCGATACTGAAGATATCTATGATGCAGTATTGACTGATCCCCCCTACTATGACAACGTGATCTATTCTGAATTGTCAAATTTCTTTTATGTTTGGCAGAAGGTGTTGCTTGAGTCCACGTATCCGCAGTTTGAGGGAGCGAGTACACCACGGGCTGAGAGCATCGTTGCAAACCCTGCCGAGAATAAGGATGCAGAGGTCTTTGAGAGTGAGATCAAACAGGCGTTCGAATCAATAAACACCGCTCTAAAGGACAGTGGTGTCTTCGCATTTACCTACCACCACAGCGAGTCGGAATCATGGGGCGAACTACTAAGCGCGCTGTGTGATACCGGGTTTGAGGTGACAGCCGCGTATCCGATCTCGGCGGACATTCAACGGGCTGCTTGGCAGCTCATCGAAGGTGGCGCAGTGAGCTTTGACATTGTACTCGTTGCCCGACCGGCTGGTGAGCGGGCACCGATCTCCTGGAATTCACTCCGTCGGAGGATCTACCGGACCGCGAGAGACACTCGAGAGCGGCTGCGTGAAACCCAAAGTGTCTCAGAAGGTGATATCGGTGTCATCGAGATGGGTGAATGTTTCCACGAATACTCGAAGCACCACGGAAAGGTGACGCGCGCTGGCGAGACGATGTCTCCGAAAGAAGTCGTCCAAGGGATCTATGGCGTCCTTCAGGAGGGCAGTAGCCTCGGGGAGATCGATGTCTTCCTCGACTTGCTCGCGGCAAGTGACCCAACCTATGACGATCTCAACAAACTCTCACGAGGCACGAGCGCTGACCCAGAGCGAATGAAAGAGCTACGCTTGTATCGTCAGTCGGGTGGTGACTTCATCCTGGGTACCTGGCGTGATGACGAGCGGATGGCGTATATTCAGTCCCGAGTCAACGGAGAGGGCGATTCATCCCTGAATGCGCTTGATAAAGCGCAATTCCTCCGATACCGATTCGAGCGTGGTGAGTCGATTCAGAATTATCTCTCGAAGTGGAAGGTAGATGATGAGCTCCGGGGCCTTTGTGAAGGCCTTGCGGAGGCGACTGGGGATGTCGTGTACACACGGATCCTTGGTGGAGAGGGGCTCCGGAGCTTCAACGATGACGACGAGTAGGTGAGCTAAGCCTCTTTCATCAGCATCCTGCCTGGCGAGAAACGGTGACAACACAGTAGCTGGTTAACGATCCAGTCGTCGCCGCCCTCCTGAACGCAAGTGGCGGGCTCAATCGCTGATATCCTTTTAGTCGATACTCCCGTATTGAGTAATATGTCCAGCGACGCTATCCAGGTGGGCCTTGATGAGTGACGAAGAGCTCCACAAGCTCTATACCCAGTTTTCGTATTTCATCGCCACCCAAGATCTCGACTACCACGATTGGAAACGGATCACCACTGAACAAGGGGCGTGCACGACCGCACAGAGTACTGAACGGTTCTTTCAGAGCTGGGAATGGAGTGATGACGACCGAGCGAACCGTACGCTTCGGCTCCTGAAAAAGCTAGACGAGTTTGGTGAGACCGGAACAGCTACCGCGATCATGAGTCAAGCGTATGAGCTGGTCGGTGGGGCGGATCCCGAAGAGCTGGAGGAGTTTCCCACCCTGCAAGCGATAGAGAGTTTAGACAGGGGAGAGCTCTCGACGACGATCCCCGTCATCACGCATCCGACGGAACCATTTCTCGATATCACAAACACCAGAGACGACTTTTACGATGAGCTGATCGCGAATATCAACGACAGCTATCGAATGGGCGTCTATGACGGGGCAATCGTCTTGACTCGGAAGCTCCTCGAAAACCTCGTCATCGATCTCCTCCGGAAGCAGTACCCGCGATCAGAGATCGACTTATACTACGATACTGACTGGGGAAAATTCCACATGTTCTCGACCCTCCTCGAGACCTTTGAGAGCAAGCTTCTTGACTTCAAACACCACCCTGGGGTCGATGCAACCCTTCTCGAAGAGATCAATACCCTCCGGACATCGGCAAACTCAGATGCTCATTCGATCGTCACCAACCGTTCACAGGCGGAGATGGAGGCGCTTGGTGATGCCGCCGAGCATGCTGCGAAGGTGATGTTTCGGACGCTCGCGAATATGGACTAACGGAGATCGCGACGGTGACTGGATCGGCGGCAATCATTCATAGCTTTCGAGGGATTCCGAGTCGGAGGCCGTGTAGTGGCAGTAACGCTGGATGAACGTCTCCCCGAGCGTTTCCAACTTATCGAGCTCCTCGGTCCCTTCTTGATCATTGTCCGTACCGATATTGCGAACGAAGCCGCGAAATTTGATCTCGAAGCTATCCCCATGTCGCTCTGCGAGATCCGCATCTTTGAGGAATATGAGCGCATCTTTTACCCAAGTCTTGCGCGCGCGACCGTCTCGCATGTAGCTGTTGAGCTCGGTCGTAACGAGCCCAGGGGTGACTTGGATCGAGATCGTCTTCTGTGCCGAGCCGGATTGCCAAGCCGAATAATCAGCGTCCGATAGGAACGCCGGGAAGATTTTGTGCCACAGAATTGTGGCGAGATACTGTTCAGGCGGTTTGTCGTTGCAGATCGGTTTTTTGACTTTCTCGCTGTGGAAGTGCTTCGGGTACACCGGGAGTGTCTGGTAATCAGCCGCCTTCCCCATGTGGGTACTCAATGCATGCTCATCGCGAAGCGCACCATCTCTGAATTCGTCCTCGACGGCCGTGACGCGTTGAAATTCATACCGAGAGCGCTGGTCGCGGGTGTTGTACTGATATCGAACAACGACCAGGTTCCGGTCCAACGACAGCTCGCCACTTTCGAGCAAGCGTTGGATCCGGATCCCGATTTGCGGGGCCGCCGTGCCTTTGATCAAGAGGAGGAGGTCAACGGTGTCGGGGGCCAGCATGCGGTCATCACTTGCCTGCAGCTGATCGGGCTCGTCGTAGCGGGCGAGCTGCTCAAGCGTTCGTTTGAACGGGGTGTCGTCGTCCGGAAATGTGCGTTTGATCTCGCCGATCAGCCCGTACTCTGAGGTGACAGTCACCGCGAAATCCGGGGTGAGCTCTGCGCTATCCCCAGACAGCGTGGGAAAGCGGTCGAAGTGATAGTCGCCGAAGACGCCAGTGTACGAGTGGTTGAGGAACGACTCCCAACACGAGACGATGTCGACCGTCTGGTCGTAGGTGTTGTATTCGATTTCGTTCTCTTCACGACACTCGCGCGCGGCCATTATGTGGGAAAGAAGTCGGCCATTGTCTGCTCCTCGGGGGTGCCTTCGGAGATCTCGCCTTCCTCAAGCTCGCGCGACAGCTGTTCGGCGACCCGCATGAGTGAGTTAAACGAGCCTCGGTAACTGGGGACGATCGAAACCGTATCGGAATCGGTGACGAAAACATCACACGAGGAGCCGTCGATCGTGTCGAGGATCGAGAGATGTGCATACGGGTTGTCGTGGTAGACCGTAAGGTTCGCATTCGGGAGCCCGTCAAGCGCCCGAATGAGTTTCTCGGTGTCCTCCGGGGCTTTGAAATGCGCAGTGTCGAAGTCGATCTGCAGCTCGTTGAGCTCGCCCGTTTCTGCCGACCGCTCCTTGTGCCCGAAGAGATCGGCTTTCTGTTGGCCGACCGCAGCGACGATCGGGAGAAAGTCCTCGAAGAACCTGGTTGCGTCCCCACCCAAGAACTTGAGCTTTCCATCCCGGCTGAGGAATGCGTCGAGGCGTATCGTATCGCCCGTCTTGACCGTGAAGCGCATCTTATCGACGTAATTTCCCTTGTCGGCCGCCACCGCGAAGATCTCCTCAAACGGGCGTTGTTTAAACGAGATCTCTCCCTCCTCGTCGCGCGAGTAGGCGACCGTCTTCCGCGCCTGGATCTCCGTCTCTGCGGGGAAGCTCGCTTTGAGCTGATAGAGGATCTCGGCAAGATCATCAGACGAGGCGAAAAACGTGGATAGCATCGGCTCGCTCTTTCCCAGGACCCAAAGCGGGCCGTGTTCAAACTGGTCCGGTGAGTGGCCGGTCACTGCCGCCCAGATATCCGTCTCGCCGATCTGGAAGAGCGCAAAGTCGCTTTCAACAAGTCGGTGGCCGTCCTCCAGATCGGTCCGTTTGATCCGCTTTGTGACGGCAACCCGGTAGTGGTCTTCGTGCTCGGTCACATCGATCTCGGTGTTCGAGAGCGACGCATCCGCTTGCTCGAGCGCTCGAAGTGGGTCTTCAGTTGCGACGACCGTCTTGAAACGGACCTTGTTGCGCCGGCCTTCATCCACGAAGACATCGACGGCCCGCCGAATGTTGGTCAGCGAGAGCCCATCGTAGTCGAAGACCGACTCGCCGACGCCCAAGCCATACATACGCGTTCAGTATGTGGAGCTGTCGCTCTGGACTGGTATAATTTTGCATGCTTCCGCTTGGAATGCGTGGAAATGATGCGGGCCGTTGCGATGGAGCCACCGTGGTGCGTCTGGCCCGAACGCGGGCAGGGCTCTACGTCACTTGCTCCAACGGGCCGCTCCGACGGCGGTGCGTCTGTATCGATGCCGACCGACAGCTCCGGCTCGATGCTCACGACGCTTTAACCCCACTACGGTGCGTCTGTAACGGCGCGGCCCGACCACTCGGGAGCGTCGTCCTTCGGGCTTCAACCCCACTACGGTGCGTCTGTAACACAATTCCCCTTTTCTCGGCCCGCACGGGCCGATGCTTCAACCCCACTAGGGTCCGTCTGTAACCTCGCGGTCGCTGAACGGTTCCGCCGTCGTGGTTGGGCTTCAACCCCACTACGGTGCGTCTGTAACTTGGACCGTGCCACCGCCATCAATCCAAACCGTGTCGCTTCAACCCCACTACGGTGCGTCTGTAACCACGCCGAACCGCTCGGCGAGCTGGTCGAACGTGCTTCAACCCCACTACGGTGCGTCTGTAACAATGCAGTCCTCATCGCGCTCCTCTTCCCACTCGGTGCTTCAACCCCACTACGGTGCGTCTGTAACGCCGGTGTTGTGCTCGACGGTGCCAAGCACCCGCTCGCTTCAACCCCACTACGGTGCGTCTGTAACGATGTCCAGCCGGGACGCGACCCCCTTCAGTTCGTTGCTTCAACCCCACTACGGTGCGTCTGTAACAAGTTGTCGAATCGCCAGCGCCACGAGAAGGAATTGCTTCAACCCCACTACGGTGCGTCTGTAACCGTGGATTTAGACGGCGACGGGACGGACGACGCCGTGCTTCAACCCCACTACGGTGCGTCTGTAACGCTACTTCCGTCTGCGCGTGGTGCGTGCGACATTACGCTTCAACCCCACTACGGTGCGTCTGTAACGACGTTCGAGCGAACGTCGCGAGCGAGCGGAAGGAGCTTCAACCCCACTACGGTGCGTCTGTAACGGTCGTACACATCCGCGAGCGGCTCCAGCTTGCGGCTTCAACCCCACTACGGTGCGTCTGTAACGTTTCGGGCGACGCGTCGCGCCGCCGTACCTGACTCGTGGCTTCAACCCCACTACGGTGCGTCTGTAACCCCTCGAACTCGTTGATGCGGAGACGGCCGACGTGCTTCAACCCCACTACGGTGCGTCTGTAACCCCGCATGACGCGCACCGTCTCGGCGCGCGAGTCGCTTCAACCCCACTACGGTGCGTCTGTAACCATCCGCGAACCACCGCCGCCGCGGACGTCGCGACGCTTCAACCCCACTACGGTGCGTCTGTAACGGTAACTCAGCAGGTTCGTGAAGTTGTTATTCCGGAGGCTTCAACCCCACTACGGTGCGTCTGTAACGATTCCCCGACCAGCTGCCCGATACGCTACGAACACGCTTCAACCCCACTACGGTGCGTCTGTAACTTTCAGCCACGTGGGGACGGACGCCGTCACCCTCGGCTTCAACCCCACTACGGTGCGTCTGTAACCCGTCGTCCCGCCGATGCTCGCGGTCGGGTCCTCGGTGCTTCAACCCCACTACGGTGCGTCTGTAACCGTTATCGAGGACGGAGAGTTGGACCTTGTCGACCTCGGCTTCAACCCCACTACGGTGCGTCTGTAACCATGCCCAATTCCGGGCATACAGCCCTATTCCCGTCCGATCTCACGTCAGTGTTTCCCTCGACCCCCAATTCTGGGTTTACACCCGGGGGGTTGAGATCATCTTCCTCGATTACGGCCCGCGAATCGTCCGATGATTCCCCTCGCGACGCGCCCGCGCCCGCTCAGCATCGAGCTCTGCGAGCGCACCGAGGAGATGCTCACGCGCCAGTGCATCCACTGTGCCACAGTCGAGCGCATCCTCGATCCGATCCGAAACGAACGCTTCCTCAACGGGCGTGTCGCTCACGCATCCACCCCCGCCCGGGCGAGGAGGCCCCGGATGCCGAGTCCGTAGCTCCGCTCGTCCCAGCCGCCGTCGGCCCGGGCGACGGCCGCCATGAAGTCGTCGAGGGACTTGGTGCCGAGCGTGTAGCGGTGCACGCGGGTGCCGGAGTCAGCAATCACGTGGACGGTGTCAGTGTGGAGATCGGCTACGTAGTCACACGCGTGCGCTCGTCCGAGGCGGAAGTAGGCGGGTCGGTGGCCGAGGGCTGGCTTCCGGGTTTGTGTTTGAACGGCGGTACGCTTACCAGGTGTCGTGTCTGACTTGCTCATGGGTTCTCTGTTGACCCACCGGCCCGCCTGTGCCATCAGGTGGGCACGGCAGCTGCAGTGAGCCGTGCCGCCAGGCCGTGTGGGATAGCATTTGCTAAGAGACAAACGCCAATAAAGCTTTACCAATAGACAAGCAATTCCCAAGGGGATGACATCGGTCCACGAACCAGTAAGTGACGAGGAAATTCTCGATGTATTCGAAGGTACGCCTGAACCGGCTATGTTCGCTAACGAGGTGGCAGAAGCAGTAGGCTACACGCGCCAAGGGGCCGCAAATCGGTTAGATGACTTGGTAGAAAGGGGGATCTTGAATAAGAAGAAATCAGGAAAAAGGAGCGCCGTTTATTGGCTGCCAGAGGGCGACTCCTGTTCATCTAAGAATTGTTCACCCTCATAGGAAATCCAGTACACACGCGATCGTTGACCCGGCTTTTTTGTGTGGACCAACCCCTCCGAGTGGAGATCTTCCATCCGGCTATAAACCGTCTGCCGGGTGGTATCCAACGACTCAGCGATCTCTGAGGCAAAAAGGACAGGGTCAGCTGTCTCTCTGAACAACCTCAGAATCTCTTCATCGCTGTGTTTAGGGGCCGGTCCTCGGGGCACTAACAACAATACTGAGTCGTATCGTTTCAATCCTCCCTCTCGAATCATTTACCCATTGGTAAGCATTAAGTGCTTGCCAATGGGAATGGGTAATTGAGGGCAAGCACGGCCCTGGCCAACGAACCACTCTGAAAGCCGCGTCGTGGCAGCAAGACACCCATGTATAGCAATCCCCACCCAGCCAGTCGCATCGCAACCCGGAAACCCGGAAGCCCGCGCCCGACACTCTTCACAGCCACCCGCTTTCCCCCAGAAGCATGCACCCCCCTATCCCCACCCGCATGAGTCGTCCCGCCGACACCACCCTGACCCGGTTCCAGCTGCATATCCTCGCCCATCTCGCTGATGGGCCCGCCGCGGGCCAGACAGTCAAGCAGGCGCTCGAAGCCGACCACGGCGAGTTTAGCCACGCACGCGTTTACCACAACCTCGACCACTTAGCCGAGAGCGGCGCGCTCACCAAAACGACCGACAACAGTCGGACGAACGAGTACCGACTGACCGCGAGCGGGCGCGAAGCGCTCGCTCGTGAATCCGCGTTCCTCGCGCGGTACTGTACGCCGCGCCCAGACGAGCACGACCCCACTCCCGAGGAGGCCCCCCAATGAGCGACGCGCCCCTGGAACACCGCCACACAGTGTGGCTTTCTGTCGAACAGCTCGCCGGGCTCGAGGATCTCGTCGCGGACGGTCGCTCGCCGAACGTGTCGGCAGCGATCCGCACTGCGATCGACGGCAAGCTCGAGCGCGTCCACGCCGAAACGGCCGATCCCTATCCGGTCCCGGATCACCTGCACGAGGCTCGCCAGTGACCGACCGCACCACCACCACACCGGGTGAGAGCGACCCAACACCGGTCACGTGTTGTCCCCACTGCGATGGCACGGACATTCACGCACGGACGGCCACGTGGGGCGCTCCCCATGCCGTGGATCCCGAGCGCCGCTATCGCTGTTACGCCTGCGGGGGGACCTTCGAGGAGCCCGCCGAGCGGCCGCCAAAGCGCCGGGCAAGCACGCTCTCGGGATTAGCCAAGCGGCTCGACCAGCTCGATCCGGATGCGATCGGGGCCGACACGCAGGCCGACTGAGTCGTGGTCGACCCCGGGCTTGTCTGTGTGCGCCCCGCCGAGCGGCGGCCCGCCAGCTACAGCGCCACCATTGGCCCGCGTGTCTCCGAGTGGCTCCCCGATTTGCTTGAGCGCCTCCTCGATGAGACGGCCGGGATCGTCCACGCGGCGCTTGCCGAGTACGATCTCGGCGCAACCCGAAGCGGCCGGATTCCAGCCGGCTTCACGAGCCACCTCCGCGAGCGCGGTATCGACGCCCACGGCGGACTGTACGCCGATCGCATCACTGCGTATGCGACCCGGTTCGGGCCGACAGCCACGGCCACCGGCCAGCATGGCCACCAGGAACGGCAGCTTCGCCGCCAGCTCACCCAACTGGCTGCCCCCGGTGGGATCAGTTGGGGCGACGGCTGGGCGGCCGCCCTTCGTCGTGGCCCCGTGGCTGTCCATGAGGTAGCCGAGTATACGCCCACACTCCGCATTGGGCTGACGGACGAATGGCTCGATACTCGCCGCCAGACGGCTGCCCGGTCGCTGCGGGCACTGACGATCCTCGCCGACGCCGTGCACATCGAGCTCGTCGTCGATTCGGGCGCGCTCGCAGCGACGCTTCGGCGGCGGCATGGCAAGCAGCTTGCCGAGCACGCCGACCTAACAGCGCTCGACGCTGGGTCCCGGGGTGGGGGCCACGAGCCAGCTCCAGACAGGGAGGCCATCGCGACGGCCCACCAGTGGGTGACGCAGGTGCGCGATGGGACGGGCCCGGTGGCGATGATCGCCGCGCTTGTTGCAGCCGACGGGCATGAACGGACGCTTGCAGCGCTCGCCGCGGATCCGGCTGTCGCGCCGGCACAGGCCACGCTGTACGTGTATGCCCGACGGCTCGCCGAGGCGGGGCTCGTCGAGTATGAGCGCCACACCGGTCGCAATGACTCCTCTGTCGTTCGGCTCACCGCGGCTGGTGTGGCCGCCAGCCAGTATATCGCAGCCGATGGCCAGACGGTGCGTGACCCCTGGCAATCCCAGCTCGATGGCCAGTGTATCGATACCCACATCGATTCACCCAGTACAGTGGACGACCGCTCGGTGGGGGGCCAAAGGGTCGAGGACGCCCAGTTGAGCGAGGACGCCCCGATCGACGGCCCCTCCGTGGAGGCACACCTTGCGAGCATGGGCGATCCAGACGAGACGGACCGGTGGACCCAGTGGCTGACGGGCCCGTCGACGGCCGTGGACGGCCATGTAGTCCACCGACGGACGACCGCCCCGCTCGCGACGGGCGCTGATGTCGCGCTTGCACCCGGGCCCACGCTGAATTGGCACGAAGAGGACGGCGGCGATGCTCGCGTTGGCTACATTTCGCAGG
It includes:
- a CDS encoding IS5 family transposase, with the translated sequence MPSRLSRFTDRLETLAKRAVSGDPSPAVKKGDGGYADWVIVVIHGLREYLDLPYRRLLDILHEMPGIVEKMNLTTSELPDFTTVCVRKQQLKMAIWRTLLRLSADLHDPGDIQAIDATGFDRYSTSRHYANRTDYTFRSVKTTALVDCKTSTVLDIHCSMTQPHDTHVGRQVLSRNLNQLQTITADKGYDWDELREDLREAGVRPVIKHREFSPLDMAHNARHDDGVYHQRSVVEAAFFALKQRYGDTLRARTWFGQFRELVLKAAVRNVELAL
- a CDS encoding HNH endonuclease, with product MSDGYPSDWDTRRKDVYQRDDYTCQNCGARGGPQGNAELHAHHIVPKSNGGTHKRSNLKTMCSECHKAIHGDVMAPAPDDVLPSNTDSIRITNAQELVNLVSETINLYKELRSHPVISGNGVTIEGSVDDDWIEEITRKRTILSEYTTLSYDSPRRQDAVDTLQQATAQHLYLMTDVVACISDFYDVAQGLACPDCGSDASVDADFCGDCGASLPTVWECPDCGRGLNTFHNDFCTYCGSELDTMPSEKAEDFDTTIKNIEAAIDQADAKSEEISTAFDQFRQVF
- a CDS encoding DUF1156 domain-containing protein, which encodes MSQDPAQDDARQARRELPIERGFPIERVNEISEKEGRAKRYYRPVYTMHKWWARRNGSVFRAIALYSLLDDPSKVTVREPGANESLSEFGGGFSEIQALIDQVDLASPESLWELYPKDVQVEDTKVLDPFMGGGTSLVEASRFGAEVHGYDLNPVAWFVTKKELEAGQTSLEELDAAFSKLEDELAEELQDYYKTPCPNDDHTADVVYEFWVKQLDCVSCGHTVPLFNDYRIGNGRYDNKGDYNVLCPDCESVVLVDDWRSEADCSECGYEFIAEDGNAGGGDYTCTECGQQYPIIDAIEEQDGFETRLYVTEYYCSHCDEAGRNKTASRGYKRAEPFDHELFADAKQEWRAADELHDYVPSEQIPLGIKTDSAEFEGSIGGGFNVLRQGYSHWTDMFNPRQLLLLAKLSRWIDDVEDQNIKEYLLLALSESLNYNSMMIVYNHGANKATNIFKTNSFDAPLTPIENNVWGTRYGTGTFTKMWQMVRKGVEYAKAPTERYVEDGETLESPPFSKPVGEDATVSCGDARAIDTEDIYDAVLTDPPYYDNVIYSELSNFFYVWQKVLLESTYPQFEGASTPRAESIVANPAENKDAEVFESEIKQAFESINTALKDSGVFAFTYHHSESESWGELLSALCDTGFEVTAAYPISADIQRAAWQLIEGGAVSFDIVLVARPAGERAPISWNSLRRRIYRTARDTRERLRETQSVSEGDIGVIEMGECFHEYSKHHGKVTRAGETMSPKEVVQGIYGVLQEGSSLGEIDVFLDLLAASDPTYDDLNKLSRGTSADPERMKELRLYRQSGGDFILGTWRDDERMAYIQSRVNGEGDSSLNALDKAQFLRYRFERGESIQNYLSKWKVDDELRGLCEGLAEATGDVVYTRILGGEGLRSFNDDDE
- a CDS encoding helix-turn-helix domain-containing protein — its product is MIREGGLKRYDSVLLLVPRGPAPKHSDEEILRLFRETADPVLFASEIAESLDTTRQTVYSRMEDLHSEGLVHTKKPGQRSRVYWISYEGEQFLDEQESPSGSQ
- a CDS encoding PadR family transcriptional regulator, which translates into the protein MHPPIPTRMSRPADTTLTRFQLHILAHLADGPAAGQTVKQALEADHGEFSHARVYHNLDHLAESGALTKTTDNSRTNEYRLTASGREALARESAFLARYCTPRPDEHDPTPEEAPQ